GTAAAGTATCTATAGCGCCAAAATGGGTAGTTACTGTTTTTCCATCCAGCAGTCCGGCTCTGGATAATAAACCAGCACCAGTACAAACTGACATAGTTAGCTTAGTTTGAGCACTTATTTTATTGATCCAGCTGATCACCTGATGATCTGAAGCAACACCTCCAACAGTATTCATCGGTGCACCGGGAATAACCAGAACATCTGGTTGGGGTGCATTGGAAATTGTAAAATCAGGATTTATACTCAACGTATTACCTTCGGTATTGATTTGAGCTGAGCCAGTGGAGACTGTATAAACCTGGAAATATTTACTATCGCTAAAGACTTCTGCAGGTCCTGCAAAATCCAGAAGTTCTACACCAGGGTAGATTAGTACAGCAACTTTAATCTTTCCCTTTTGCATAACTGGCTGAGTAGTCCGGCTTTTTTCATTTTGCCGGCAGCCCATGGCAAAGATCCCCCCTAATAATAAAAGAAGACCGAAAGTTTTGATTTTTAAATTAATCATGTTTTTAATATTTTTAGAATAAGCTGATTTATTGACACTTCAGGTTTTACTGCTTTCTTTTGCTGCCACCAGATTCCGCTCAGTATCAAGGCTCTCAATATCTTCTTTTGCCGGGCGTGATTAACAGGACACAGCTCAATACTCCTGGAACAAGTAGTAAGTGCTGTTAAACACACCTGAATAAGGCTACAGAATAAAATTTACACGCATACCTGACTATTGATGAAATCAGCCCTGTCATCAATGACGGGGATATACATCAATAGCAAACAACTGAATCTTCAGACATTCACGAATAGTATAAAAGAATAACAGGAAATTAAGCCGCGATCTTAGGCGGTCTGAAGATCTGGTCGCAATAATTACTGGTATAATTATAGCTGTAGCGGGAATATCCT
This portion of the Pedobacter lusitanus genome encodes:
- a CDS encoding DJ-1/PfpI family protein; translation: MINLKIKTFGLLLLLGGIFAMGCRQNEKSRTTQPVMQKGKIKVAVLIYPGVELLDFAGPAEVFSDSKYFQVYTVSTGSAQINTEGNTLSINPDFTISNAPQPDVLVIPGAPMNTVGGVASDHQVISWINKISAQTKLTMSVCTGAGLLSRAGLLDGKTVTTHFGAIDTLQKLTPKAKFISNVRFVEDGKILTTAGVSAGIDGALHIVEKLKGLKEALFVTAVMEYDKWNPADGKVMGAMENDKGMDMNMMHHENTTAVSEMKSPLPKTINEEEKDVVCGMTVPKGSSKYHLQYKGKDYHFCSATCRNLFNKNAALYTSKK